A genomic window from Candidatus Cloacimonadota bacterium includes:
- a CDS encoding T9SS type A sorting domain-containing protein gives MKKITTLFAVLLLVAASLNATDIMRPSGNEPQPVQNYDINKMKTYTGARDNYPVPDYDFIVYPNDIMTSYYDYMPGSYCSYPIDVQTGNGSGTYLGFFGRPTTTANRRQYYAYYGNGNTPEAWGTISTYDYYQGYGSIVVHPASGNCFATWHEDFGTDPKLPFTYDDYALLNIPGFWSTSVIFYNTPPDQYCWPYLYKGASPMGDNYIRIYLLSNNAADDPFGNPCEDVRILYADIENTLYADFSTIMNTANWNQTTVFTSWRDKDCRPFQSFAVDPTIPGHVAFIGCAAWLSGDLEDMPVDEGAFVWESFDYGETWSTDNLHSDGPTDYFYTVANLPQFTNQSGTILPNLEVGATAYHSTATFDSNGDLHFPYMQSYGYTEDGSSYYFNHFLPQAELVWDGVEFEYRNVPAFPFMDEGGSGHDVPWGEIRADTMYIYTVGFSKYPGDSNIFHENAQKQAINLENNWMLQLWADGTYVQLAEDGDPDYQAYAEHPILYLSASIDNGENWSEPIELTDIYYPDFDFSNQITVYPYISHNIKDIGDNWGEVTLFYLDDNSFGSYIQGQGQFNGGQITECRIQIDFTLWSTDDPVVNIVKMNNYPNPFAASTRISFSSKQGFDQQSEVHIYNTKGQLVRTLDLTIESPQSGYAEWNGKADTGHNVTNGIYFYKLSGSKNSVGKMILTR, from the coding sequence GTGAAAAAAATTACTACTTTGTTCGCTGTGCTGCTCCTGGTAGCAGCATCACTGAATGCAACTGATATCATGCGACCAAGCGGCAACGAGCCGCAGCCTGTTCAAAATTATGATATCAACAAAATGAAAACGTACACAGGTGCAAGAGATAATTATCCGGTGCCGGACTATGATTTTATCGTTTACCCAAATGATATTATGACATCCTATTATGACTACATGCCGGGGAGTTATTGTAGCTACCCAATCGATGTTCAAACCGGCAATGGTTCCGGGACCTATCTCGGTTTTTTCGGAAGACCAACCACTACTGCAAACAGACGTCAATACTATGCTTACTATGGAAATGGTAACACTCCTGAGGCATGGGGGACGATCTCAACCTATGATTATTATCAGGGCTACGGAAGCATTGTGGTTCATCCTGCATCCGGTAACTGTTTCGCAACATGGCATGAGGATTTTGGCACAGACCCCAAACTTCCCTTCACCTATGATGACTATGCTCTGCTGAATATCCCGGGATTCTGGTCAACCTCTGTGATTTTCTATAACACACCTCCGGATCAATACTGCTGGCCTTATTTGTATAAGGGTGCTTCTCCAATGGGTGATAATTATATTCGAATTTATCTCCTTTCTAATAATGCAGCAGACGATCCCTTCGGAAATCCCTGTGAAGATGTACGCATTCTTTACGCAGATATTGAAAATACCCTGTATGCAGATTTCTCAACCATCATGAATACAGCGAATTGGAATCAGACAACAGTTTTTACCTCATGGAGAGATAAGGATTGCCGCCCATTCCAATCATTTGCTGTTGATCCAACAATTCCAGGACATGTTGCATTTATAGGATGTGCCGCATGGCTTTCCGGAGATTTAGAAGATATGCCCGTAGATGAAGGTGCATTTGTGTGGGAATCCTTCGATTATGGAGAAACCTGGAGCACGGATAACCTACATTCCGATGGACCGACAGATTATTTCTACACTGTAGCAAATCTTCCACAATTCACAAACCAGTCAGGAACTATTCTTCCTAATCTCGAAGTGGGTGCAACTGCTTACCACAGCACTGCAACCTTTGACTCCAATGGAGATCTTCACTTTCCGTATATGCAATCCTACGGATATACAGAAGATGGATCAAGCTACTATTTCAACCACTTCCTTCCACAGGCAGAACTGGTTTGGGATGGTGTTGAGTTCGAATACAGAAATGTGCCGGCATTCCCCTTTATGGATGAAGGGGGTTCCGGGCATGATGTACCCTGGGGTGAGATCCGCGCAGATACTATGTACATTTATACAGTTGGATTCTCGAAATATCCCGGTGATTCAAACATATTCCATGAAAATGCACAAAAACAAGCAATCAATCTTGAAAATAACTGGATGCTTCAGCTCTGGGCTGACGGCACCTATGTCCAGCTTGCAGAAGATGGTGATCCTGATTATCAAGCATATGCCGAACACCCGATACTGTACCTTTCTGCATCAATCGATAACGGTGAGAACTGGTCAGAACCAATCGAACTGACTGATATTTATTATCCTGATTTTGATTTCTCTAACCAGATAACTGTCTATCCCTACATTTCTCATAACATAAAAGATATTGGTGATAATTGGGGAGAAGTAACTCTCTTCTACCTGGATGATAATTCATTCGGTTCTTACATCCAGGGGCAGGGTCAATTTAATGGTGGCCAGATCACCGAATGCAGGATCCAGATCGATTTTACGCTGTGGAGTACTGATGACCCGGTTGTCAATATAGTGAAAATGAATAACTATCCCAATCCATTTGCTGCATCAACAAGGATTTCGTTCAGCAGCAAGCAGGGATTCGATCAGCAGTCAGAAGTACATATTTATAATACAAAAGGCCAACTCGTAAGAACACTCGATCTGACAATTGAAAGCCCACAAAGTGGTTATGCTGAGTGGAACGGAAAAGCTGATACCGGTCATAATGTCACAAATGGTATCTACTTCTATAAACTTTCAGGGTCAAAAAACTCTGTCGGAAAGATGATCTTAACAAGGTAA
- a CDS encoding CPBP family intramembrane metalloprotease, whose amino-acid sequence MATEILLMAIGGTGPAFAAMIISQIIKPEPVKTDRKKYWVVFSIAALITAALIVLYLHIRASASIFLLLLVLINAGITAFIISGGLHPRKGIKELLNKLYIGRVNLKSYIVVLIMIPIFIVLTAIICTLHAGISLRELIPQLSFGGVSSVFIACGYVTLVRGPLREEIGWRGFALPRLQYRYSPLVATLILGIIWTVWHLPLHLSGIYAGGIDGFIVRFYYNIGITFLITWLSIIQRAVCF is encoded by the coding sequence ATGGCTACTGAGATTCTTCTTATGGCAATAGGCGGTACCGGACCAGCATTTGCTGCCATGATCATTTCACAAATTATAAAACCGGAACCTGTAAAAACAGATAGGAAAAAGTACTGGGTAGTTTTTTCCATCGCAGCCCTAATCACTGCAGCTCTGATAGTATTGTACCTGCACATCAGGGCATCCGCATCCATTTTCCTGCTGCTGCTCGTTTTAATCAATGCAGGTATCACTGCGTTTATCATAAGCGGAGGACTACATCCCCGAAAAGGGATTAAGGAACTCTTGAACAAACTCTATATTGGTAGAGTAAATTTGAAATCGTATATCGTAGTCCTCATAATGATTCCCATATTCATCGTGTTAACGGCAATTATCTGTACGTTGCATGCCGGTATTTCATTACGTGAACTTATTCCTCAACTGTCTTTCGGGGGTGTGTCTTCAGTGTTCATTGCATGTGGATATGTTACTCTTGTCAGGGGACCTTTACGGGAAGAGATCGGATGGAGAGGATTTGCCCTTCCACGATTGCAGTATCGATACTCACCGCTTGTTGCAACACTTATTCTTGGAATAATATGGACTGTCTGGCATCTGCCGTTACATCTCAGTGGAATTTATGCTGGCGGGATCGATGGATTCATCGTGAGATTTTATTATAATATTGGGATAACGTTTCTCATTACATGGTTATCAATCATTCAAAGGGCAGTCTGCTTTTGA
- a CDS encoding NAD-dependent epimerase/dehydratase family protein, whose protein sequence is MKKKALVTGANGFVGSNLVRALLKKQYEVTCLVRKTSNLKSLEDLPVTFTYADYHSVPSVRDACKDQDIIFHIAAKVREISEKRYYDANVGITRNVLRAIEGTNIQKFIFLSTQAAAGPADGLDPKTETSVCNPVSYYGKSKLEAEKVIREECSVPWVIIRPPSVYGPYDMDFLQYFKMVQKHIAPLAGFKKKYLSLVYIDDLVNMIIEAAASIEADDQIFFAGDGNIYALKDFITAVEKAVGRKAVTVHIPIFLSYLLAIANEGLKYITHRQAIVNVQKVKEMKQCYWLCSIQKAKNLLGYEPQFSLQEGVNRTYQWYKEHQWI, encoded by the coding sequence ATGAAAAAGAAGGCACTGGTAACCGGAGCAAATGGTTTTGTCGGTAGTAATCTTGTACGTGCATTACTGAAAAAGCAGTACGAGGTTACCTGCCTTGTCAGAAAAACATCGAACCTAAAATCGCTTGAGGATTTGCCGGTAACCTTCACCTATGCAGACTATCATTCTGTTCCATCAGTTCGGGATGCATGTAAAGATCAGGATATTATTTTTCATATTGCAGCAAAAGTTCGTGAGATCTCTGAAAAACGTTATTATGATGCGAATGTCGGTATAACAAGGAATGTGCTCCGAGCGATTGAAGGAACCAATATCCAAAAATTTATTTTTCTCAGCACACAAGCTGCCGCAGGTCCAGCCGATGGCTTAGATCCAAAAACCGAGACTTCTGTCTGTAACCCTGTTTCATATTATGGTAAGAGCAAGCTGGAAGCTGAGAAGGTTATACGGGAAGAGTGCTCGGTACCGTGGGTTATTATTCGTCCGCCAAGTGTATATGGACCGTATGATATGGATTTTTTACAATACTTTAAGATGGTACAAAAACACATCGCACCCCTTGCCGGATTCAAGAAAAAGTATCTCAGTCTTGTTTATATTGATGATCTTGTAAACATGATCATCGAAGCCGCAGCGAGTATTGAAGCAGACGACCAGATCTTTTTCGCAGGTGATGGGAATATTTATGCTCTTAAAGATTTTATTACAGCGGTTGAGAAAGCAGTTGGCAGAAAAGCAGTTACGGTACATATCCCTATTTTCCTAAGTTACTTACTTGCCATCGCGAACGAGGGGTTAAAATATATCACACACAGGCAAGCAATTGTTAATGTGCAAAAAGTCAAAGAAATGAAGCAATGCTACTGGCTGTGCAGCATACAGAAGGCAAAGAACCTTCTCGGGTATGAACCGCAGTTTTCATTGCAAGAGGGAGTTAACAGAACCTATCAATGGTATAAGGAACATCAATGGATTTGA
- a CDS encoding T9SS type A sorting domain-containing protein gives MKNTFLFVLVLALLISIPLFAEKVIIRIDNPGQAIASYFLDNGYDIASYFPGKYIDIMIAEEKLPEITALGYDFKITNTESAWKQNLVTRAKDIYGYRTYDDLETELLQLAFLNPSLITFSTIGESRGKYYSTWGNTNYDDYQHDIFCLKLSDNVGVNEDEVNIIFDGGHHAREPIGVELVMLILNYLVDNYGTDPDVTYWVNNAQIWFVPLVNPDGHKIVINQDDTSWRKNIRDNDLNGQITWGGYSYPDGVDPNRNYGPLEWFGGAGTSGPTGETYCGPEPFSEPETSALRNLLAQYRFDIGMSYHSYSELIMWPLGYNMSCQAPDESAMANLGQEMAVTVPSQYGGHYTPQQTNALYPCSGTTTDYGYGVERIFYFITELGTTFIPDATTMNNIINNNLSAALILIERMFDRVVTGIVTDSLSGDHLEAEVFVHGVDDTGTEVESYMSGQHFGRYYRILIPNTYDFTFSAFGYEPKTIDDVQVVTGSQTELDVQLVPAPTTNVHINLEDENGLAIPNADVCVLDTPLDTVYTNTTGHALIEDVPYGDYDVQISSPAFGTFTYQMDVTQSQYIFNFVMVEPFFIDDLELGAGKWTTTDEWGLCSTQSYSGTNSLTDSPVGEYGNYELSYATLNEAIDLTSALSAHVEFMTKFEIESGYDFVYFQISTNGTTWTDLDSFTGNLSSWQLKSYDLIDYLGQTVYFRFKLDTDTYVTEDGIYIDDFKIYRFENNFSNDDPAIQNIFALYQNYPNPFKNSTRLSFSLPANTEQAEISIYNLLGQLVDRIELTPEDIMNRNITWDAEGNEIPSGVYFYKLSTEKNETIKKMVLMK, from the coding sequence ATGAAAAATACTTTTTTATTTGTACTCGTTCTTGCACTTCTGATTTCAATACCGCTTTTTGCTGAAAAGGTAATCATTCGCATCGACAATCCGGGGCAAGCCATTGCTTCTTATTTTCTAGATAATGGTTATGATATAGCATCATATTTCCCCGGAAAATATATCGATATTATGATCGCAGAAGAGAAACTTCCTGAGATTACAGCTCTTGGATATGATTTTAAGATCACGAATACCGAATCTGCATGGAAACAGAATCTCGTCACACGAGCTAAAGATATTTATGGATACCGTACTTACGACGATCTCGAAACCGAACTCCTTCAGCTTGCATTTTTAAATCCTTCACTCATTACATTCTCAACGATCGGAGAATCACGTGGAAAATACTACTCAACCTGGGGAAACACGAACTATGATGACTACCAGCACGATATTTTCTGCCTGAAGCTCTCGGATAACGTGGGAGTTAATGAGGATGAAGTAAATATCATCTTTGACGGAGGACATCATGCAAGAGAGCCTATTGGTGTCGAGCTGGTCATGCTGATCCTGAACTATCTTGTTGATAACTATGGTACTGATCCTGATGTGACCTATTGGGTAAATAATGCACAGATCTGGTTTGTTCCATTGGTAAATCCTGACGGGCATAAGATCGTGATCAATCAGGATGATACTTCATGGAGAAAAAATATCAGAGACAATGACCTGAACGGACAGATCACCTGGGGAGGATACTCCTATCCTGACGGTGTTGATCCAAACCGAAATTATGGACCTCTCGAATGGTTTGGCGGTGCAGGCACAAGCGGACCAACAGGTGAGACCTATTGCGGACCGGAACCGTTCTCTGAGCCGGAAACCAGCGCACTCAGAAATCTTCTCGCACAGTACAGATTTGATATTGGCATGTCCTATCATAGTTACAGTGAGCTCATCATGTGGCCACTTGGTTATAATATGTCATGCCAAGCGCCTGATGAAAGTGCAATGGCAAACCTTGGTCAGGAAATGGCTGTTACGGTTCCCTCACAATATGGCGGACACTATACACCCCAGCAGACAAATGCCCTTTATCCCTGCTCAGGTACAACAACTGACTACGGTTATGGAGTAGAAAGAATTTTCTATTTTATTACAGAACTTGGCACGACCTTTATTCCTGATGCGACAACAATGAACAACATAATCAACAATAATCTCTCAGCAGCCCTCATCCTGATCGAACGAATGTTTGATAGAGTTGTGACCGGTATTGTAACCGACAGTCTGTCCGGTGACCATCTCGAAGCAGAAGTTTTCGTGCATGGTGTGGATGATACGGGTACGGAGGTCGAATCTTATATGAGCGGTCAGCATTTTGGTCGTTACTATCGTATTCTGATCCCTAACACATATGACTTCACGTTCTCAGCTTTTGGATATGAACCAAAAACCATCGACGATGTTCAGGTTGTTACCGGTTCTCAAACCGAACTGGATGTTCAGCTCGTTCCAGCTCCCACAACAAACGTACATATCAATCTTGAAGATGAAAATGGATTGGCAATCCCCAATGCAGATGTATGCGTGCTTGATACCCCTCTTGATACTGTTTATACGAATACTACCGGTCATGCTTTGATAGAGGATGTTCCGTATGGAGACTACGATGTTCAGATCTCATCACCTGCTTTTGGTACATTCACCTATCAAATGGATGTTACACAATCACAATATATATTTAACTTTGTTATGGTCGAGCCCTTCTTTATCGACGATCTTGAACTCGGTGCAGGCAAGTGGACTACTACTGATGAATGGGGGTTGTGCTCCACTCAGAGTTATAGTGGGACCAATTCACTTACCGACAGTCCTGTAGGTGAATATGGTAATTACGAACTTTCTTATGCAACTCTTAATGAAGCAATTGATCTGACCAGCGCACTCTCTGCGCATGTTGAATTCATGACGAAATTTGAGATTGAATCTGGTTATGATTTTGTCTACTTCCAAATATCAACAAATGGTACGACCTGGACTGACCTAGACAGCTTCACGGGCAATCTTTCATCATGGCAGCTCAAGAGCTATGACCTCATTGATTATCTCGGTCAAACCGTTTACTTCAGATTTAAACTCGATACGGATACATACGTAACTGAAGATGGTATCTATATCGATGATTTTAAGATTTATCGATTTGAAAATAATTTCTCAAATGATGATCCTGCAATACAGAACATCTTTGCACTGTATCAGAACTATCCGAATCCCTTCAAAAATTCCACCCGTTTATCCTTCTCGCTTCCTGCAAATACAGAACAGGCAGAGATCTCTATCTACAACCTGCTCGGACAGCTTGTTGACAGGATCGAACTCACACCTGAAGATATTATGAACAGGAACATTACCTGGGATGCAGAAGGAAATGAAATCCCTTCCGGTGTGTATTTCTACAAACTCTCAACCGAGAAGAACGAAACGATCAAAAAAATGGTTTTAATGAAGTAA
- a CDS encoding T9SS type A sorting domain-containing protein — protein sequence MLHKRACLFILCMTSILFVFTTAQGEIISVPDDFTTIQQGINNAVDGDTILVNPGTYYENINFSGKNITLTSHYIFSKNPDFIFDTVIDGSTATNPYETSTVIFKNNETEQAILQGFTIKGGSGTRWVDPQYPAWTWFSGGGIFMYMASPTIKNNLITENIIATSGSYGGLSGGGLLCFRGNPEISNNIVSHNEAEYGGGIVVDYSGAMIKNNIVAYNSAGLSYGGGGFYCIRNDTEPIIIENNTIVYNHSDSNGGGIRMYSSSGYIRNCIVWGNTQNSGGTVHGGTNSTISYCDIDAVISGIGNINEEPVFADTLFHLTEDSPCIDAGDPEFLYYDKEDTGNPGFALYPAMGTITNDMGAYGGPGYFVPPLSDDDPPVIENMNFRVFPNPFNNSTTISMSISCPLEFTEVTIYNMKGQLIQRLQSSLLHENPIEITWNGRNSSNNMIAPGVYFVQAKSKNHLYTRKILKLE from the coding sequence ATGCTACACAAAAGGGCTTGCTTGTTCATCCTTTGCATGACAAGTATTTTATTTGTTTTTACAACCGCCCAAGGGGAGATCATTTCTGTACCCGATGATTTCACAACCATTCAACAAGGCATCAACAATGCTGTTGACGGTGATACTATCCTCGTCAATCCGGGCACGTATTATGAAAACATTAATTTCTCAGGTAAGAACATTACACTCACAAGTCATTACATCTTTAGTAAGAACCCTGATTTTATTTTTGATACGGTCATCGATGGAAGTACGGCAACCAATCCGTATGAAACAAGCACCGTTATTTTTAAGAACAATGAGACAGAGCAGGCGATTCTGCAGGGATTTACTATCAAGGGTGGAAGTGGTACACGCTGGGTCGATCCGCAATATCCTGCTTGGACATGGTTCAGCGGGGGTGGTATTTTCATGTATATGGCTTCCCCCACCATAAAGAATAATCTCATTACCGAAAATATTATCGCTACTTCAGGCAGCTATGGTGGCTTATCTGGCGGAGGTTTACTCTGCTTCAGAGGAAACCCGGAAATATCGAACAATATTGTATCGCATAACGAAGCAGAATACGGTGGAGGTATTGTTGTCGACTATTCCGGTGCAATGATCAAAAACAACATCGTTGCGTATAATTCAGCAGGACTTTCCTATGGCGGAGGAGGATTCTATTGCATCAGGAATGACACTGAGCCGATCATTATCGAGAATAATACGATCGTGTATAATCATTCGGATTCCAATGGAGGTGGGATACGTATGTACAGCAGTTCGGGTTACATCAGAAATTGCATTGTTTGGGGTAATACACAGAATTCAGGAGGAACGGTTCATGGTGGCACAAACTCCACGATCTCCTACTGCGATATCGATGCTGTTATCTCAGGTATAGGTAATATTAATGAAGAGCCTGTCTTTGCCGATACACTCTTTCATCTTACCGAAGATTCTCCGTGCATTGATGCCGGTGATCCTGAATTCCTTTATTATGATAAAGAAGACACTGGCAACCCCGGTTTCGCTCTCTACCCCGCAATGGGTACCATAACAAATGATATGGGCGCTTATGGTGGACCGGGTTATTTTGTGCCACCCTTGAGTGATGATGATCCGCCAGTTATAGAAAACATGAACTTTAGAGTATTTCCTAATCCATTCAACAATTCAACAACAATATCAATGTCCATTTCTTGTCCTCTTGAATTTACAGAAGTTACAATATATAATATGAAAGGACAGCTTATTCAGAGATTACAATCTTCATTACTTCACGAGAATCCAATTGAAATAACCTGGAATGGAAGAAATAGTTCAAACAATATGATTGCACCTGGCGTATATTTTGTTCAGGCAAAAAGTAAAAATCATTTGTATACTCGAAAAATCCTTAAACTCGAATAA
- the sucC gene encoding ADP-forming succinate--CoA ligase subunit beta, translated as MNIHEYQAKQLLKNYGVTIPHGKMAETPEQALEAARDIDSQKWVVKAQVHAGGRGKGGGVKIASSIEEINTIAENMLGMKLVTHQTGPKGILVQKIYIEEVAPIKKEYYLGLVLDRGSEMPVMIASTEGGMEIEKVAAESPEKIIKVIIDPLIGFRNFHSNALAHGLGLDKEQARSLSKFTKALYKLYKEKDASLIEINPLVLKYDNTFIALDAKINFDDNALFRHPDILEMRDLSEEEPTELEASNFNLNYIKLDGNVGCMVNGAGLAMSTMDIIKIKGGEPANFLDVGGDASAETVAKGFEIILRDKNVKAIFVNIFGGIVRCDRIANGILDAAKKINVEVPVVVRLDGTNAEIAAVILKEAHISNIITAYDLADGAEKAVKAAQEF; from the coding sequence ATGAATATTCATGAATATCAAGCGAAACAGCTTTTAAAAAATTACGGTGTGACAATCCCCCACGGCAAGATGGCCGAAACTCCAGAGCAAGCATTAGAGGCAGCACGGGATATCGACAGTCAAAAATGGGTGGTCAAAGCACAGGTCCATGCAGGTGGTAGAGGAAAAGGCGGCGGTGTAAAAATCGCATCTTCGATTGAAGAGATTAACACCATTGCAGAGAACATGCTCGGCATGAAATTAGTCACTCACCAAACAGGTCCAAAAGGGATACTCGTTCAGAAGATCTATATAGAAGAAGTCGCCCCTATAAAGAAAGAATATTATCTTGGATTGGTTCTTGACCGTGGATCAGAAATGCCCGTGATGATCGCTTCGACCGAAGGTGGCATGGAAATCGAGAAAGTTGCCGCAGAATCCCCGGAAAAGATCATCAAAGTCATCATCGATCCGCTGATCGGTTTTAGAAATTTCCATAGCAATGCATTGGCTCATGGTCTTGGACTGGATAAAGAACAAGCACGTTCTTTATCAAAATTCACGAAAGCATTATACAAACTTTATAAAGAAAAAGATGCGAGTCTCATAGAGATCAATCCACTTGTGTTAAAATATGATAATACGTTCATAGCTCTGGATGCAAAGATCAACTTCGATGACAATGCTCTTTTCCGTCATCCAGATATCCTCGAGATGCGAGACCTTTCTGAGGAAGAACCTACAGAGTTGGAAGCAAGTAATTTCAATCTGAACTACATTAAACTCGACGGAAACGTGGGCTGTATGGTCAACGGTGCAGGCCTTGCGATGTCTACTATGGACATCATAAAGATCAAAGGTGGAGAACCTGCGAATTTCCTCGATGTCGGTGGAGATGCATCAGCAGAAACGGTCGCAAAAGGTTTCGAAATCATCCTGAGAGATAAGAATGTAAAAGCGATCTTTGTGAACATATTCGGTGGAATTGTCCGTTGTGACAGGATCGCCAATGGTATCCTCGATGCAGCAAAGAAAATAAATGTTGAAGTGCCAGTTGTGGTTCGACTTGATGGAACTAATGCAGAAATTGCTGCAGTTATCCTTAAAGAAGCACACATTTCAAACATCATCACTGCGTATGACCTCGCTGACGGTGCAGAAAAAGCAGTGAAAGCAGCTCAGGAGTTTTGA
- a CDS encoding TPM domain-containing protein, protein MKKRSIVLIGLLLLIPLLISAKVTYPTPTQWVNDFAGVLSSSTVQQLNSLALEIKQKTGFELAVAIVKDLQGEDYYTYANKLYATWGVGSKDDEGCLILVAIDERKLKIEVGYGAEGFITDGLAGEIADTYMVPYLRNNNWNQGVLQGYLALASVIGRHYGVQFDGVPEGPYPIDGQDDPRRVIKFIIGFIVLMLIFGSRMGFLPFLFLGGMRGGRSSGGSWSSGSGGFGGFGGFGGGMSGGGGVGRGF, encoded by the coding sequence ATGAAAAAAAGATCAATAGTTCTCATCGGTTTACTGCTACTCATACCTCTTCTGATATCAGCGAAAGTCACGTATCCCACACCGACACAATGGGTGAATGATTTTGCGGGTGTGCTTTCGAGCAGTACCGTACAGCAGCTCAACAGCCTTGCGCTTGAGATCAAGCAAAAAACCGGCTTCGAGCTTGCAGTAGCAATCGTAAAAGATCTGCAAGGTGAGGATTATTATACGTATGCTAATAAATTATATGCAACGTGGGGAGTTGGCTCAAAAGATGACGAAGGCTGCCTTATCCTTGTTGCTATCGATGAACGGAAATTGAAGATTGAAGTTGGCTATGGCGCTGAAGGTTTTATTACGGACGGACTTGCAGGCGAGATCGCAGATACGTATATGGTTCCTTATCTCAGGAATAACAACTGGAACCAGGGTGTATTGCAAGGGTATCTTGCGCTTGCCTCTGTCATTGGCAGGCATTATGGTGTGCAATTCGATGGAGTTCCAGAAGGACCATATCCCATAGATGGGCAAGATGATCCAAGACGTGTTATTAAATTTATTATAGGATTTATAGTCCTTATGTTGATCTTCGGCAGTCGCATGGGATTCCTGCCATTTCTCTTTCTTGGAGGAATGCGGGGAGGTAGAAGTTCTGGCGGAAGCTGGAGTAGCGGCAGCGGTGGATTCGGAGGCTTTGGAGGGTTTGGCGGAGGTATGAGTGGTGGGGGAGGAGTCGGTAGAGGTTTCTAA
- a CDS encoding TetR/AcrR family transcriptional regulator encodes MIKEMKQQLIKDAIVNETKKQFLEKGINKTTLRAVAKELGIAVGNIYYYFKSKDDICGIIWCDFTHEYLDQFDAQLEADELKTKSGLNKLRHYYEHLFNYFENNPLYADIIAFSMGEKPRYLRLPKEIKKIAKIARTRIQNTLVSLYNEGIKDGSIKAEIPNIWYEAWSFNISYVAIIINIIRYHEIGEDVYDYYVSMYMNRLAKNGG; translated from the coding sequence ATGATCAAAGAAATGAAACAGCAGCTTATAAAAGATGCTATTGTCAACGAGACAAAAAAGCAATTCCTCGAAAAAGGGATTAATAAAACCACGCTCCGGGCTGTAGCAAAAGAACTCGGTATTGCGGTAGGTAATATTTACTATTATTTTAAATCAAAAGATGACATCTGCGGTATCATCTGGTGCGATTTCACCCATGAATATCTTGATCAGTTCGATGCACAGCTCGAAGCCGATGAACTAAAAACCAAATCAGGACTTAATAAACTGCGACACTATTATGAACACCTTTTCAATTATTTCGAGAATAATCCGCTTTATGCAGATATTATTGCATTCTCAATGGGAGAAAAACCACGCTACCTGAGATTGCCAAAAGAGATAAAAAAGATTGCAAAAATCGCACGAACACGTATCCAGAACACACTTGTTTCTCTCTACAATGAAGGGATCAAAGACGGCAGCATTAAAGCAGAGATACCCAATATATGGTACGAAGCATGGAGCTTTAATATTTCTTATGTTGCCATCATTATCAATATCATCCGTTACCATGAGATCGGAGAAGATGTATATGATTATTACGTAAGTATGTATATGAATAGATTAGCAAAAAACGGAGGTTAA